The segment AACTTCGGGATTGTCGGTGTAGAGCCGTAGCAGGTGCTCGCCCAAAAGTGCAACGATTATCGAGAGCAAGAGCCCGCTCGCGACGCCCACGGCGAGCGTCTGGTAGACGCGGCGGTTCGCCTTCACAAAGTCGTGCGCGCCCACGAGGTGTGCCACGAGAATCTGGTTTCCGCTGCCGAGGCCGACCCCGAGAATCACGGAAAGGGCGGCGAAGTTACCCGCAAATACGCGGGCGGTCATCGCGGTGGTGCCCACGTACACGACCATCGCGGTGATGAACACCTGGAATAGTTGGAAACTGATGGGCTCGGCGGCGGCGGGGAGGCCGATGCGCACCCAGTCGGGGAGGAGAATACGGGAACGCTTCCAGTCGCGGGCCCTGCTCTGGTGCTTTACCTTGAACTTGAGCACCATCCACAGAATGCACGAAGATATCAGCCACGAGAGCGCTGTGGCGAGGGCCACGCCGTAAACGCCCATCTTGGGGAGCCCAAAATATCCTTCGAGGAACACGACGTTCAGGGCGGCGTTACTCGCGATGGTGAGCGTGTTGCCCACGAGGTTCCATACGGTAAGGCCGTGCGTGGCGATGAGGGCGGTAAGGATGGTCTGTAATGCGCGGAAGGCAAAACCGAACGAGACGACGCTCAGGAACATCATCGCGTATTTCGCGGGTTCCTCGGTAAGGCCCATCCATTGCGGGATATGCCCCGAAAGCGGGAAGATGACGAGCGTGAGGGCGACCCCGAGCAAGATGCTCCCGAAGAGGACCATCGTCTGCGTGCTGCTCGCGTGGCTGTTCTGCTTGGCGCCGATGTACTGCGAGACGATGCTTGCGCCGGACTGCGCGAAGGCGTGGAGTGCGGTAAAGAGCGCCCCGAGAATCGGGAGCATGGCGCCGACGCCGGCGGCTGCGGTTTCGGAAGTGCGCGAGAGGAACCAGCTGTCCATCATGGGCTGGATCATGCCCACGGCGAACGTGAGGATAAGCGGCCAGGAGAGGCTTATCAGGGAGCGGTCTTTGACGTCTTTTTTGGGTCCGCGCATGGCACAATTTTAGAAATGGGAAGGGGCCCGCGAAAGAGCCCCGAACATAAATAATGGTTCCGCCTGTATACAGCTAAAACGTCATCCTCGCGTAGGCGAGGATCTTTTACTGGAGTTTCTTCCCCAGCGCAATCCTTGCTTCGCGGCGGATGAGGGCCTGGTCAAAACGGCGCTTTTCTTCGGCGGTTTCAGGTTCCACGGGGGCAGTGGCGGTGGGCCTGCCGTTGTCGTCGATGGCGACGAATGTGAAGTAGGCGTGCGCGACCGGAAGTTCGGCTCCGTTCTCGGGGTCGGTCTCGGTTATCTTGAGCCCGATTTCCATGGAGGTGTTGAACACGCGGTTCATGCTCGCGTGGATATTGAGGATGGTGCCGACCGCCGTCGGGCGGAAGAACCTCACTCCGTCGATGGAGACGGTGTTCACCTTGCGGCCTGCGTGCTTGAAGGCGACGATGCAGGCGGCTTCGTCCATGAGGCTCATCAGGTAGCCCCCGAAGGCGTTGTTCAGCGCGTTCGTGTCGACGGGGTGCACGATGGCGTGCGATTCCAGCGCGGACTCCGAGACCTTGCGGGGAGTCTTGTCGTTGGCGATTTTGGGTATCAGGCCTGTGTTTCTCATAGAACGGACCTCAACTTGTTTATGATAAAATCTACATCGGTAAAGGCGCAGACGGGGAGGCTTACTGCCTTTTGGCTCGCCATGATGGCGTTCTTGTTTTCGCAGCCCTGTGCGAGCCCCCTGAAGCAGGGCTGTTCGTGCAGCGGCTGCGGGTAGTGGATGCAGTGCGGGATTCCCGCGGCGTCCAACTTTGCGATAAACGAATTTCGGTCATCAGCCAGCACGGTGTACTGTGCGTAGGTGCTCGTGCATCCGTATTCGATGTGCTGCGGCACGATTTTTGCGCCGTCATTGCCGCCGGAAGCGCGAATACCCGCGTTGTATTCCGCGAAAAATTCGTCGTACTTGCGGGCGTTCTCGCGGCGCACCTTCAGTTCTTCTTCGAGGTGGCGGAGCTTTACCCGGAGTACTGCTGCCTGCAGGGCGTCGAGCCTGCTGTTCATGCCCAAGGTCTCGTGCAGGTAGCGTTCCCTGCTCCCGTGGTTCGCGATTTGACGGATTTTTGTGGCGAGTTCGTTATTCTGCGTGAATAAAGCGCCGCCGTCCCCGTAGCAACCGAGAGGCTTGCTTGGGTAGAAACTCGTGATGGAAATGTCTCCGAATGTGCAGGCATGTTGTGTGCCGGCGGTCGCCCCGAAGGCCTGTGCCGCATCTTCTATAACCCATAGCCCGTGTTCGTCTGCAATCCGGCGCAGTTCCGTGAATGGCGCGCACTGCCCGAACAGGTCCACGCCGATAATCCCGCGCGTCTTGGGGCCAATCAGCGCCTTCACGCTTTCCGGGTCAATCAGCAGCGTTTCGGGGTCGATGTCGGCGAACCGCGGTATGCCACCCAGATATGCCACGCTTTCCGCCGGTGCAATGAACGTGAAGTCGGGGACTATGACCTCGTCCCCCGGTTTGAGCCCGAGCGCCATGAGGGCGATGGTGAGGGCGTCGGTGCCGCTTGCGCATGCGATGGCCCTGGTTTCGGGTTCCGCACGGTCTTTTCCAGCAAAAGAGCCTTGCTTTCCGGCATCCGAATTCCCAGAATTGCAATAATCCGCAAGTTCCGCCTCCAGGGCCTTGACCTCCGGCCCGCCGATGTAGCATCCGCTGTCCAGAACGGCGCGTTCTGCGGCCTCGAGTTCTTCTCGATAGGCCTCTCTTTGCCCTGTCAGGTTCACGAATGGCATCATAATGCCCTAAATTTAGCAAATTTGGCCTATTCTAGGGGGTTGACAAATTCCCAATCTTTGCTATCTTTGTCCCTACAAAAAATTTTAAGTAGGTTTTACCCGGAGATATAAGGTGCCTCAACATCAATCTTGCAAAAAGCGTTTGCGTCAGGCCGAAAAGGCCAATGCCATGAACCGTGCAGCCCGCGCCGAAATTCGCGCAAGCCTCAAGGTCATCCGTACTGCTACCTCTAAGGATGCCGCCCTTGCCGAAATGCCGAAGCTTTTCCGTCTTCTCGACGTCGCTGCCAACAAGAGCCGCGCTGGCTTCAATGCCAACCGCGCTGCCAACTACAAGGCTAAGGTCGCAAAGCTCGTCAACGGTTTCGCCTAATCGGGCGTAACAAGGCTTGAAACGGTCTTAATACCGGTGCATTTATGTGCACCGATGTTTTCTGTTTTTAAACAAAACCCCGGATTGGCCCACGGGTGCGTGTAAGCCCTTTTTTGCGTTGACTAGCATACAGATACGCCATTTTTTTACTAGATTAGTCGCAAGTATCAAGGATTAGTGATGTCTTCAATCAATTTTGCTACACGCGAAATCAGTTGTAAGGTGGTCTATTATGGGCCTGGGCTTAGTGGCAAGACCACGAACCTGCAGGTAATCCACCAGAAGATGCCTTCGGACAAGCGTACGGACATGGTGTCCCTCGCAACCGAAGGTGACCGTACGCTGTTTTTCGATTTCCTTCCTCTCAATCTTGGTGATATCAAAGGCTTTAAGACTCGTTTCCAGTTGTACACGGTTCCCGGTCAGGTCTACTACAATAGCACGCGTAAGCTTGTGCTCCGCGGTGTAGACGGGATCGTGTTTGTCGCTGATTCGCAGCGCTCCCGTCAGGCTGAGAATTTGGAAAGTCTCCAGAACCTGCGCCAGAATTTGCAGGACTATGGCATGGACTTGGACGACATGCCCTTCGTGTTGCAGTACAACAAGCGCGACATGGAAAACGTATTTACCCTCGACGAGATGAATGCGGAACTCAACCTCCGTAACGTCCCGTTCTTCCCGGCAACGGCACACAACGGAAAGGGCGTGGTGACTACGCTCAAGACCATCGCCATGCTGGTGATTGAAAAGTTCAACGTCAAGCAAGGGTTCCTCCGCAAGGCTGCCGAGAGTGTGAACAACACCGGCGTGCACGACGTGAGCCTCACCAAGGAAGGCGTGTCTGTTTCCCAGGCCGCTCCTGCGGCTCCTGCACAGCCCGCCGCTCCTGCTGCCCCTGCTGCAACGCCTTTCAAGATGCCGTCGTTTGCGGCCAAGCCCCCCGTGGGTGGCATGGCGTCCGGTGGTGCTAGTCCGTTCCAGAAGCCGGTGTCCTCCCCGTTTGGCCGTCCGCGTGCGACTCCGCAGCCGCCGCGCATGCCGACGTTTGGCCGTGCGGTTGATCGTGGCAATGCCGAGGTCTCGGACGATGAAATTGAATTGCGTCCGTACGTGCCCAAGAAGAAGTAGTTGGTTTTAAACGGTTATAGCAGGTTTGAATGAGCGACTTTACGATTTTTTCTGATGATGTGGGGAAGGTTCGCCGGTTGATGCTTGCTTACCAGGCTAGCGTCAAGGCCGACTACATTGTCCTTTGCCACCGCGACGGTTCCATTATCGCCGAAGTCGGTACGCTCGGTATCGACGCCACTCCGCTCGCGGTCCTTAGCACAGCGTCGTTCGACTCCGCACGCCAGGTGGGCATGATGCTTGGCGGCGAGACGTTCCAGTCTGTTTCGTACTCGGGTGAGAAGCGTTCCATCTACATATCCCCCGTAGACGAGGCTTTACTGCTGGTGCAGGTGTTCCCCGGTTCCAGGCTCCCGAACCGCATCGACGACTTCAACCGCCTGCTTGTCGAAAAGCTGGTGGACGCTGTTCCCGCTTTCACCCAGAACACAAGTAAACTCAGGTAAAAGGGGTTTACCGTGGCAGGCCTTCCGCCACTTCGCAAGTTAAGAAAGACGACGGCTGTTGTTGCTCTCGTCTTTTTAGGTTTTTTTGCGCACCGCATCGTCAACTTCTGGATGGACGACGCTTCGCTCCAGAGCTTCTCGGGTGCCGAACTCTCGCCCTCGCAGAGCGTTGTCTGCCGCGACGTTGTGCGCGGTACGCCTTTCGGTGTCGACAGCGTTTTCGAGGAGAACACGAGGCTGTACTTCTATTCCACGATATCGAACTCCATGCGCTATTCTTCCGATACGCTTCTGCATATCTGGTACTGGGGTACCGACACTATCCAGACGGAACGCTGCATCATCAAGGCGGCGGAATTTCACAAGGGCCTCGACGAGAAGGAGTCATCGCAATCCGGGATAGGCGTTTGCCATACGGAGATTGCCCCGAAACTCCTGAAGCCGGGCGAGTGGAGTGTAGACCTTGTTGCGGGGCGCAAACTGCTTTCGAGCAGGCAGTTCCGCATTGAACCCAATAGGTAGTCCCGATGAGGCGTTTGCTGCGGTCAGGCGCCCTGCTCTTTTGTTTGCTCGCGTTCCCGGCGGGGGCGTTTGCTCTCGATATAGATTCGCTCCCGGTTTGGAATCCGGATAAACTTTTGAACAAGGTTGAAACTGCGGCGCCTCCCGACACGGTGCAAGTGACGAATAATCTGGAAACGCATGGTTACAAGACCATGCAGGTGACGGTGGGCGATGGCGATACTCAGGTCGATCAACAACTCAAACTCTCCATTCAGGGAATTGTGGGCGATAGCGTCGCTATAGACGCCTTGCTCAGCGATGTGGACCGCAAGGCGGGCGACCAGACGACGGCGACGCTCCAGGAGGTGGACCAGGTCTATTTCAGGGCGACCTCGCGGCACTGGATGCTCCACTTGGGCGACTTCACATGGAAGGATGCCGACCTGGGACTTTTTTCGCTGGAGCGGACCTCGCTTGGAGGTATGGTTGGATTTCGTACAAAGTATTCTGATGCGCGGGCGGCCGTCGGCACAGATGAGGTGAGTCGCATTGTACGTACTTTTGCGGGAGTGAGCGGTCAGCGCGAAGGCTATGCCCTGGGTGATGACGGCGGCTACATTTCGGTTGTCCCGCAATCCGAATCGGTATGGATAAACGGCGAAAAACTCGTGCGCGGCAAGGATTACGAGGTGAACTATGCCGGCGGTCTCTTGAATTTCAAGGGCCTGCGCATGCCCGGAATCGAAGACGAAATCCGTGTGGAGTACGATGCCTACGAAGATGACAACGTGATGAACCTCTATGCGGCGGCTGGCAAGTACCGCCACCCGAATCTCTATTTGGATGTATCGGGCTTTAGGCTCGAAAACGACGTAGACCGCCTCAAGAAGGGCGTGTGGACCGACGAAGACTATGCGATGCTCAAGCGCGATGATGGAAGTGAATTTGTCCGTGAAGATAGTCTCGGGGCGCTTCCGCGGCCAGCAAAGACAGATATGGCGGGCGCGAGGTTGCGCTTCCAGGGGCAGCATCGCTATTTTCTTGATTTTGAACTGGCGATGTCGCGGCGCGATACCAATACCGTTTCAGATGATATCGGAGGCCCTGAAGGGCGCGCTTTCCGCTGGTTCCTGACTACGGATTCCTCGTCGGCGATGAAGAATTTCCCGGTGGCCTTTTCGGTATATGGGAACTATGTAGAAGAGGGCTTCAATATTTCGGAATTCAAGGGTGACGATGACGACTGGAATTCGTACAAGCTAAAGGACGAGTGGGATTTAGACAGTTCATTGCTTTCGCGAGGGAATTTTAGGCACGATGAATTTTCGTTGCGGGTCCGCTTGGGGCCGGAATGGTTCGGTGATCTGTCGTGGGGGTGTCGCCAGGGCGATAATCTGGACTGGAGTTCTTCGCGCTTGAAGGGTAGCCTGACACATAAACGGGAGCGCAGTGTGGGCGAAATTTCCCTAGTGTATGTGCAGAGTGCGACAGATGTGGAACGTGAACGTTACCAGTTTTCATTCTCCGAAAAATTTATCCGCGGGCTTATCCAGCCGATTGTTACTGCGGACGTCCGTTATACGGAGCGTGACAGCGCTGCGTTAAATGACGCGGAACTTTCGGTAAGGGGCAAGGTGGGAACTCTGCTTGAGGGGAACACCTGGAATGTACGCGAGGCTGTTGAAATCTGGGATATTAGCCATGGTGGCGATTCCTATTTTGAAACGGGCGAGGAAACTTTTGACGACTGGGTCGATTCGTTGAGGCAGATAAGGTGGGTCCAGTCCGCGGAAATTCATTTCAAGAATATCGAACTTACTCATTTTCTTCAGTACGAACACCGCGACTTGGAGGAATCTGCCGAAGAACATGCCTGGACGGGTGAATTGAACGCACGATTTGGCAATAGCAATTCCGGACTCACAGGGACTATTTCGCACAAAATGGGGCTCACCGAAGAACAGACCTATACCGCCATCTACAAGGCTGTTGCGAAGGGGACAGGTGACGTGCGCTACGACAGTTTGACGGGGACGTTTATCGAGGGTGTGGATAACGGAGACTTTGTCTATGAAGGTATGGGCCGTAATGATTCTGTCGGGGCGGTGCTCGCCTCGAATGCATCGTTTAGTGCTAGCCTCGAGTGGATTCCGGGCAGGACCTTTGGCATAAATCACGGAATCCTTCGCGATATCAAGCTGGGCGGCACCTTTAATACGGTTACCGAAGATACTACGGGCAAGATAATTTACTTCCCGATGGTGTTGCCTTCGACGCTTCACGACTTTACTTCGGGGTCAATACAGTGGACGGGGAATGTGGAATGGGCTCACCCTTCGGGAGCAATGATTGCGTACAGGCCATCCGCCTCGTTCGACAAGAAACTTTCGGCTATCGAGTATTATGAATCGCTTTTCCATCACGAAATTGCAGGTGGTTACAGGATTAACGATAACCATTACGTGGCTGCGGAAGCCTTTATGGAAGATGTTGAACTGCAGGCCTTGCAGGATTTGGAATGGAATATCAGGAGCATCGCGGGCCGTTACCGTTTCAGTTTTTTGGACGGATTCAGCCTGGAACCTGGGGGCCGCTACCGCTATGGCGAAGGTGAAGACCGCTATGCCGCCGGTTTCGATGCCTACCTCTGGGAAGCCTGCTTGCGGTTTGGTTACACGAAGTCTAAGCGCTTCGACGGGTTCGTGCGTTTCTCGACTGTCCAGGTAGAAACTGGTGGCGATGTTATCCCGTACCAGATGATGTCGGGCTACAGCGATGGGACCACGTTCCGCCTGGAAACATCCCTTTCGTTTACCTTGAACCAGAATATTTCTTTTGGCCTGCATTACATTTTGCGCTTTGGCGATGCCGAAGAGAATATTTTCCAGAAGTTGAGTACAGAAGCGAAGGCGGTGTTTTGATGAAAAATGTGAAGTGTGTGATGTGTAATGTGGAATTTGTAGTTTAAAGAAGATGAAACGGTTGACGATATACATATTGCTGCTTGCAGCCTTCGCGATGGCGAAGGGCGAGGGCGTGTGTACCGTCGACAGCATCGCTTGGGCCGGAGAACATTCTGAATTTGACGAACTGCAGATGAATGGCGCGAAGGGCGAGCCCTGTGACGCCTGGAAACCGCTGGCAGATAAACTTGTCCGCTATTACGAGAATAACGGCTTTATTGCGGCGCGCGTGCAGGGCGACGTAGCTGAAGCCGGCGGGAAGGACGCAGGCGGAAAAGGTGCCGGCGGGAAGCACGTGTTGACGCTGGAACTGGACCGCGGTTCTGCCTGGGTGTGGGCGCCTGCCGAAAACTTGGATTCCAGCGGGACAAAAGCGGACGTGTTCCGGCGACTTGCCGGCATTGTAGAAGGCGCGCCCGTTTCCCTTACGGACTTGGAACGCAGCGAACGCAGGCTTGCACGCATCGGCTATTTCGACAGGACGGCTCCCGCGCGCCTCTACCGCGATCCGTCGCGTAATAGGATTTTCCCCGCATACAGCATGCGCAAGGCGAACGTTTCTACGGCAGAAGGTGTGCTGACCTATTCGAGCGAAGAAAATGTCTGGGAGGGCAAACTGGATGTAAGCCTCTTCAACATCGCGGGGACGGCGCGCGACCTGCAGTTGGAAGGCTTTACCGGCGAAGACTCTCGCCATCTTTCGGGCTACTACAAGGAACCGTGGATTCTCGGGACCGCTTGGAATGTAGTGCTGCGCGGGAACTTCGACGAGGAGACGGTTGAAGACTCTACCATCGAGAGGGTTATCGTGGGCGAGGTGGGCATCACGCGCGATATCGGGTTCGATTTCAGCATCGGCGTGTATTTCGGTATAAGCGAAGACGATAAGCATTCCTCGTTCGAGATGTCGTATGTGTCGCTCGACAGGTTTGTTTTGCCCCGCAGTGGCTGGCGCCTGAATGCTTCTGCCACATGGAAAATGGCCCGACCCGATTCGCTCGATAACTTCTTGTCGGCGAAGGCGAGCGTGGTGGCGTATTACCCGCTGTATGGCAACTTCATCAGCCGCTTCTCGGGTATGGCCGGCGGAATATTCCCGAGTGGAGCAACGCTCCGGCGCACAGACTTGTTTGCGCTTGGCGGCCCGGGCGATTTCAAGGGAATGCATTATCGCTCTCTGCGCAGTCGCGCCTACGGCCTTTCGGAACTTGCTATCCTGTGGCAGGACGGTTATGACCTGAGCATCGAGGCGTTCTACCAGCCGGGACTATACCGCAGGCTCGCACCCGGCCACGGCTGGGCACGCGAACAGAATTACGGTGTGGGCTTTACGCAGTACCGCGGAAATTGGAGCATCAACCTGTATTACGCACTGCATAACGGCAGCGACTTCCTCGACGGTATCATCGGCTTCGGCGTAAAAACGTTGTTCTAGATGGAGCTCGTCATGCTCGCGAGCCTTTCTTTCGTCATGCTCGCGAAGGCGAGCATCTTTTACACAGGCGTCTTGCTCTTTTCACCCGCAATTTCCCTCACCAACTTCGGCACGAGGTATCCGGGCAGGCGCTTGCGGATTTCTTCAATCAGCGCGCGAGCGTTTTCATCGCTGACTTCAAAGTGCGCGACGCCGTTTGCGTGGTCCAGCTGGTGCAGGTAGTAGGGGAGCACGCCCTGCGTGAACAGCTTGCGGCTCAGTTTTTCGAGGGTCTCGGCGCTGTCGTTCACTCCCTTCAGGAGCACGCTCTGGTTCAAGAGCGTCCAGCCGGAGTACTTCAGCTGCCCGAAAACCATCTGCGATTCCTCGTCGAGCTCGTCCGGATGGTCTACGTGTGCCGTAAGTACGCACTCGAAGCGTGCGGGCAGTTCGCGTAGCAGTTCAAAGTGCTGCATCGCCACATCGGGCCGCATTATGGGGAGCCGCGTGTGGATGCGCAGTGTGGTGACAGAGCCGTGCATGGCAATCGCTTCCACCAGGTCGCGGAATTCTCCGGGGCCCAGCATGAGCGGGTCGCCTCCCGAAAGGATGACTTCCCAGATGTCGCTGTGCGTGTCGAGCCAGTCGCTCACCTGCCGTGCCACATCGGGTATGTTCTGGAAGGGGTAGTTCTTACGGAAACAGAAGCGGCAACGCGCACCGCAGGTGGCGGTCGAGACAATCAACGCCCGCCGGTCGTATTTCTGGATGACGCAGTCCGCCTTGCCCGCGGGCAGGTCGCCTACCGGGTCGTCCACGAATCCGGCGACATTTTCGCGCTCGGCAACATGCGGCAGGATTTCGCGTAAAAGTGCTTCGGGCTCGCCCGCCTTCTTGATTAGGTCGGCGTAGTGCCTCGAGCACACAAAGGGAAACTTGGGGCTTAAGTCTAGTTTGCCGTGCGGGGCCGCATTTGCGACGGCTGCCGCGCATTCCGGGCCCAGATATTCCAAAAAATCAGAAATTTGCGTGAAAACTTTTGTGGCGTCGTCCATTATATTGCTAAATTTAGAATCAAAATCAACAAGAGGATAATATGGGTACTGTAAGCACCAACGAATTCCGCAAGAAGTTAAAAATCATGGTTGATGGTCAGCCGTACGAAATCATCGAGAACCAGTTCGTGAAGCCGGGCAAGGGCCAGGCCTTCAACCGCGTTCGCATCAAGAACCTGGTGACTGGCCGTACTCTCGAACGTACTTGGAAGAGCGGCGACACTGTCGAAGAAGCCGACGTGACCTACACCGAAATGACTTACCTCTACAACGACGGTTCTACCTGGTACTTCCTGGACAATACCACTCAGGAAACTATGGAAATCGCCAAGGAAGCTCTCAACGGCTGCGAAGTGTGGCTGCTTGACGGCGCTACCGTCGAAGTGACCTGGTGGAAGGACCCGAAGAGCGGTTCTACGCTCCCCATCGAAGTCATCCCGCCGACCTTCGTCGACCTGATGATCGTGGAAGCTCCTCCGGCAGTGCAGGGCAACACCAGCGGTAACGTGATGCGCGAAGCCATCCTCGAAACCGGCGCCAAGGTGATGATCCCGCTGTTCATCGAGAACAACACCAAGATCCGCGTGGACACCCGCGACGGTTCTTACCTCGAACGCGCGAAATAAGACCGCTCGTTCGTCGTTTCGGGTGCGGAACCTCCGGTTCCTCACTCGCTCTCGCAACCACGCTCGGTTAATACCGAGCGCTTGTTGCTCACGGTAATTTTAGCGTGTCATCCTGGAGCGCGTAGCGCGATAGGATCCATACAAATTTCGCCTCGTCCTTGCGACGGGGCTTTTTGTTTGTGTTGCCCCATCAAAATGGTCGCTTTAGGGTGTTGGGGCATATAAAATGATTGAAAAATGGTTTTTATACGCCCCTTTGTTATGTTGTGTGTAGCATTTGTGGCTATTTTGCAATTTTCGGGCGTATAAATCAAGCTCATTGTTCTGTTTTATATGCCCCTTTGGTGTTTTGATGCGAGCCTTTGAGCTGTTTCGCGTATAAAGGGGCGTATAAATCGCGTTGTTTTGCCGGTTTTATACGCCCTGAGGCTAAAATCAGGCTTCTTTTTTGTTATGTTTTGCCTTGAATAGGTATTTTAAGGAGGATATATGCGTTCCCTTTGGCTTGGAGTTCTTGTTTGTGCAGCGATGTTTGTCGCCTGCGGTGACGACGGCAGCGATTCTGCGACTCGGCCCTCGGGCGGGTCTTCGTCGAATTTGGTTTCATTGGCGACTCCGTGCAAGACTGAAACGGAAGACAACTGCGAGTACGGCGAGTTGGTGGATGGCCGCGATGGGCAGGTTTACAAGACTGTGTCTATCGGCACGCAGATCTGGATGGCTCAGAACCTCAACTACGAAACAGCAAATAGCTACTGCTACAACGATAACGCCAGCAACTGTATCAAGTATGGGCGCCTTTACACATGGGCTGCTGCCATGGACAGCGCTGGTACATGGAGTGCGAATGGTGAAGGTTGCGGTGATGGAAAAACGTGCTTGGAGAGAAATCCA is part of the Fibrobacter sp. UWR2 genome and harbors:
- the efp gene encoding elongation factor P, which gives rise to MGTVSTNEFRKKLKIMVDGQPYEIIENQFVKPGKGQAFNRVRIKNLVTGRTLERTWKSGDTVEEADVTYTEMTYLYNDGSTWYFLDNTTQETMEIAKEALNGCEVWLLDGATVEVTWWKDPKSGSTLPIEVIPPTFVDLMIVEAPPAVQGNTSGNVMREAILETGAKVMIPLFIENNTKIRVDTRDGSYLERAK
- a CDS encoding acyl-CoA thioesterase; the encoded protein is MRNTGLIPKIANDKTPRKVSESALESHAIVHPVDTNALNNAFGGYLMSLMDEAACIVAFKHAGRKVNTVSIDGVRFFRPTAVGTILNIHASMNRVFNTSMEIGLKITETDPENGAELPVAHAYFTFVAIDDNGRPTATAPVEPETAEEKRRFDQALIRREARIALGKKLQ
- a CDS encoding DegT/DnrJ/EryC1/StrS aminotransferase family protein, encoding MMPFVNLTGQREAYREELEAAERAVLDSGCYIGGPEVKALEAELADYCNSGNSDAGKQGSFAGKDRAEPETRAIACASGTDALTIALMALGLKPGDEVIVPDFTFIAPAESVAYLGGIPRFADIDPETLLIDPESVKALIGPKTRGIIGVDLFGQCAPFTELRRIADEHGLWVIEDAAQAFGATAGTQHACTFGDISITSFYPSKPLGCYGDGGALFTQNNELATKIRQIANHGSRERYLHETLGMNSRLDALQAAVLRVKLRHLEEELKVRRENARKYDEFFAEYNAGIRASGGNDGAKIVPQHIEYGCTSTYAQYTVLADDRNSFIAKLDAAGIPHCIHYPQPLHEQPCFRGLAQGCENKNAIMASQKAVSLPVCAFTDVDFIINKLRSVL
- a CDS encoding fibrobacter succinogenes major paralogous domain-containing protein: MRSLWLGVLVCAAMFVACGDDGSDSATRPSGGSSSNLVSLATPCKTETEDNCEYGELVDGRDGQVYKTVSIGTQIWMAQNLNYETANSYCYNDNASNCIKYGRLYTWAAAMDSAGTWSANGEGCGDGKTCLERNPVRGVCPEGWHLPSKDEWETLFTAVDGKSTAGTKLKSTSGWNRNGNGTDDFSFSALPAGKRYGSDGYYSNAGDYAYFWSATEWTGNFAYNMYLYYDGASWSVIVKYYGYSVRCLKDDP
- a CDS encoding KamA family radical SAM protein, with amino-acid sequence MDDATKVFTQISDFLEYLGPECAAAVANAAPHGKLDLSPKFPFVCSRHYADLIKKAGEPEALLREILPHVAERENVAGFVDDPVGDLPAGKADCVIQKYDRRALIVSTATCGARCRFCFRKNYPFQNIPDVARQVSDWLDTHSDIWEVILSGGDPLMLGPGEFRDLVEAIAMHGSVTTLRIHTRLPIMRPDVAMQHFELLRELPARFECVLTAHVDHPDELDEESQMVFGQLKYSGWTLLNQSVLLKGVNDSAETLEKLSRKLFTQGVLPYYLHQLDHANGVAHFEVSDENARALIEEIRKRLPGYLVPKLVREIAGEKSKTPV
- the rpsT gene encoding 30S ribosomal protein S20; the protein is MPQHQSCKKRLRQAEKANAMNRAARAEIRASLKVIRTATSKDAALAEMPKLFRLLDVAANKSRAGFNANRAANYKAKVAKLVNGFA
- a CDS encoding roadblock/LC7 domain-containing protein, giving the protein MSDFTIFSDDVGKVRRLMLAYQASVKADYIVLCHRDGSIIAEVGTLGIDATPLAVLSTASFDSARQVGMMLGGETFQSVSYSGEKRSIYISPVDEALLLVQVFPGSRLPNRIDDFNRLLVEKLVDAVPAFTQNTSKLR
- a CDS encoding BamA/TamA family outer membrane protein, whose amino-acid sequence is MKRLTIYILLLAAFAMAKGEGVCTVDSIAWAGEHSEFDELQMNGAKGEPCDAWKPLADKLVRYYENNGFIAARVQGDVAEAGGKDAGGKGAGGKHVLTLELDRGSAWVWAPAENLDSSGTKADVFRRLAGIVEGAPVSLTDLERSERRLARIGYFDRTAPARLYRDPSRNRIFPAYSMRKANVSTAEGVLTYSSEENVWEGKLDVSLFNIAGTARDLQLEGFTGEDSRHLSGYYKEPWILGTAWNVVLRGNFDEETVEDSTIERVIVGEVGITRDIGFDFSIGVYFGISEDDKHSSFEMSYVSLDRFVLPRSGWRLNASATWKMARPDSLDNFLSAKASVVAYYPLYGNFISRFSGMAGGIFPSGATLRRTDLFALGGPGDFKGMHYRSLRSRAYGLSELAILWQDGYDLSIEAFYQPGLYRRLAPGHGWAREQNYGVGFTQYRGNWSINLYYALHNGSDFLDGIIGFGVKTLF
- a CDS encoding MATE family efflux transporter, coding for MRGPKKDVKDRSLISLSWPLILTFAVGMIQPMMDSWFLSRTSETAAAGVGAMLPILGALFTALHAFAQSGASIVSQYIGAKQNSHASSTQTMVLFGSILLGVALTLVIFPLSGHIPQWMGLTEEPAKYAMMFLSVVSFGFAFRALQTILTALIATHGLTVWNLVGNTLTIASNAALNVVFLEGYFGLPKMGVYGVALATALSWLISSCILWMVLKFKVKHQSRARDWKRSRILLPDWVRIGLPAAAEPISFQLFQVFITAMVVYVGTTAMTARVFAGNFAALSVILGVGLGSGNQILVAHLVGAHDFVKANRRVYQTLAVGVASGLLLSIIVALLGEHLLRLYTDNPEVLRLGKICLWCDVAVQPFKAINYILTTSLRAAGDSKFPAIVGSGMMWTLGLATSLILAFVVGLGLPGLWLGMASDEFYRSFANIWRWRSGRWKSKAVV